A genomic region of Bacteroides acidifaciens contains the following coding sequences:
- the pyk gene encoding pyruvate kinase: MLLKQTKIVASISDRRCDVDFIKQLFEAGMNVVRMNTAHASREGFEALIANVRTVSNRIAILMDTKGPEVRTTANAEPIPYKIGEKVKIVGNPELETTRECIAVSYSNFVNDLNIGGTILIDDGDLELEVIDKTADYLLCEVKNEATLGSRKSVNVPGVRINLPSLTEKDRNNILYAIEKDIDFIAHSFVRNRQDVLDIREILDAHNSDIKIIAKIENQEGVDNIDEILEVADGVMVARGDLGIEVPQERIPGIQRVLIRKCILAKKPVIVATQMLHTMINNPRPTRAEVTDIANAIYYRTDALMLSGETAYGKYPVDAVKTMTKIAAQAEKDKLADNDIRIPLDENSNDVTAFLAKQAVKATSKLKIRAIITDSYSGRTARNLAAFRGKYPVLAICYKEKTMRHLALSYGVEAIYMPELANGQEYYFAALRRLLKEGRLQPTDMVGYLSSGKAGTKTSFLEINVVEDALKHADETVLPNNNRYL, encoded by the coding sequence ATGTTATTGAAACAGACTAAAATTGTGGCTTCCATTTCGGATAGGCGTTGCGATGTGGATTTTATAAAACAATTGTTTGAAGCTGGAATGAATGTGGTGCGTATGAATACTGCGCATGCCAGCCGTGAAGGCTTTGAAGCTTTGATTGCAAATGTGCGTACTGTATCCAATCGTATTGCGATTCTGATGGATACAAAGGGACCGGAGGTTCGTACGACAGCTAATGCTGAACCGATTCCATATAAGATAGGCGAGAAAGTGAAGATTGTCGGCAATCCTGAACTTGAAACCACTCGTGAGTGTATTGCCGTTTCATATTCTAATTTCGTGAATGACTTGAATATTGGCGGCACAATTCTGATTGATGACGGTGACCTTGAACTGGAAGTTATTGACAAGACTGCTGATTATCTGCTTTGTGAAGTGAAGAACGAAGCTACTTTGGGCAGCCGCAAAAGCGTGAATGTGCCGGGTGTTCGTATCAATCTTCCTTCATTGACGGAGAAAGACCGTAATAATATCCTCTATGCTATCGAGAAGGATATCGATTTTATTGCTCATTCTTTTGTGCGTAACCGCCAGGATGTACTCGATATCCGTGAAATTCTGGATGCTCACAATAGTGATATCAAGATTATTGCTAAGATAGAGAATCAGGAAGGGGTGGATAATATTGATGAAATTTTGGAAGTGGCCGATGGCGTTATGGTTGCCCGTGGTGATTTGGGTATCGAAGTTCCACAAGAACGTATCCCGGGAATCCAGCGTGTACTGATTCGGAAATGTATCCTTGCCAAGAAGCCGGTAATTGTTGCCACTCAAATGCTTCATACAATGATAAATAATCCTCGTCCGACTCGTGCAGAAGTGACTGATATTGCCAATGCAATCTACTATCGTACAGATGCTTTGATGTTGAGTGGGGAAACTGCTTATGGTAAGTATCCGGTGGATGCGGTGAAAACAATGACCAAGATTGCGGCACAAGCGGAGAAAGATAAACTTGCTGATAATGACATCCGTATTCCATTGGATGAGAATAGCAATGATGTAACAGCGTTCCTTGCCAAACAGGCTGTGAAAGCTACTTCTAAATTGAAGATACGTGCTATCATAACTGATAGTTATAGTGGGCGTACTGCCCGTAATCTGGCTGCTTTCCGTGGTAAATATCCGGTGTTGGCTATCTGTTATAAGGAAAAAACGATGCGTCATCTGGCTCTTTCTTATGGAGTGGAAGCTATCTATATGCCGGAATTGGCAAACGGACAGGAATATTATTTCGCTGCATTGCGCCGATTGTTGAAAGAAGGACGCCTGCAGCCAACTGACATGGTAGGATATTTGAGTAGTGGTAAGGCGGGTACAAAGACTTCATTCTTGGAAATCAATGTAGTAGAGGACGCATTGAAACATGCGGATGAAACTGTATTGCCTAATAATAACCGTTATCTGTAA
- a CDS encoding tetratricopeptide repeat protein, with translation MTKKLYLPLLMAMIVALFSSCNKKMGPLSADYFTVTPQVLEAVGGKVPATINGKFPEKYFNKKAVVEVTPVLRWNGGEAKGQPATFQGEKVEGNDQSISYKMGGSYTMKTSFDYVPEMAKSELFLEFKATIGKKVITIPAVKVADGVISTSELVNNTLGNANPALGEDAFQRIIKEKHDANIMFLIQQANIRSSELKTAKEFNKEVANVNEAANKKISNIEVSSYASPDGGVSLNTTLAENRESNTTKMLNKDLKKAKIEAPVDAKYTAQDWEGFQELVSKSNIQDKELILRVLSMYQDPAQREQEIKNISSVYKTLADEILPQLRRSRLTLNYEIIGKSDEEIAKLASSNPSELNIEELLYAATLTNDPAKQEAIYAQATKQFPNDYRAYNNLGKLAYQAGNYDKAESYFKKAASVNATPEVNMNLGLIALMKGDKAAAEASFGKAAGTKELGESMGNLYIAQGQYERAVNSFGDSKTNSAALAQILAKDYNKAKNTLANVERPDAYTDYLMAVLGARTNNSSMVISSLKSAVAKDSSLAKKAATDLEFAKYFTNADFMSIAK, from the coding sequence ATGACTAAGAAGTTGTACTTGCCTTTACTCATGGCAATGATTGTTGCATTATTCTCTTCTTGCAACAAAAAAATGGGTCCACTGTCAGCTGATTACTTCACTGTTACTCCGCAAGTGCTGGAAGCAGTAGGTGGTAAAGTTCCTGCTACCATCAATGGTAAATTCCCTGAAAAGTATTTCAACAAGAAAGCTGTTGTAGAAGTTACTCCAGTTTTGAGATGGAACGGCGGCGAAGCTAAAGGTCAGCCTGCTACTTTCCAAGGCGAAAAAGTAGAAGGTAACGACCAGTCTATCTCTTACAAGATGGGTGGCAGCTACACTATGAAAACTTCTTTCGACTATGTTCCAGAAATGGCTAAGTCTGAATTGTTCCTCGAATTTAAAGCTACTATTGGTAAGAAAGTGATTACTATTCCTGCTGTAAAAGTAGCTGATGGTGTAATCTCTACTTCCGAATTGGTGAACAATACATTAGGTAACGCAAACCCTGCATTGGGCGAAGACGCTTTCCAACGTATCATCAAAGAAAAGCACGATGCTAACATCATGTTCTTGATCCAACAGGCTAACATCCGTTCCAGCGAGTTGAAAACTGCCAAAGAATTCAACAAAGAAGTTGCTAACGTAAACGAAGCTGCCAACAAGAAGATCAGCAACATCGAAGTGTCTTCATATGCTTCTCCTGATGGTGGTGTAAGCTTGAATACAACTCTTGCTGAAAACCGCGAAAGCAACACAACCAAGATGTTGAACAAAGACCTGAAGAAAGCAAAAATCGAAGCTCCGGTTGACGCTAAATATACTGCACAGGACTGGGAAGGTTTCCAAGAACTGGTTTCTAAATCCAATATCCAGGACAAAGAGTTGATTCTCCGCGTATTGTCAATGTATCAGGATCCTGCACAAAGAGAACAAGAAATCAAAAACATTTCTTCTGTTTACAAGACTTTGGCTGACGAAATCCTTCCTCAGTTACGTCGTTCTCGTTTGACTTTGAACTACGAAATCATCGGTAAGTCTGACGAAGAAATTGCTAAATTGGCTTCTTCTAATCCTTCAGAATTGAATATCGAAGAGTTGCTGTACGCTGCTACACTGACTAACGATCCTGCTAAGCAAGAAGCTATCTATGCTCAAGCAACAAAACAATTCCCGAACGATTACCGTGCTTACAACAACTTGGGTAAATTAGCTTATCAGGCTGGTAACTATGACAAAGCAGAATCTTACTTCAAGAAAGCCGCCAGTGTTAACGCTACTCCTGAGGTTAACATGAACTTAGGTTTGATTGCTTTGATGAAGGGTGACAAAGCTGCTGCAGAAGCATCATTCGGTAAAGCTGCCGGAACTAAAGAACTTGGCGAATCTATGGGTAACCTGTACATCGCTCAAGGTCAATATGAAAGAGCAGTAAACTCATTCGGTGACTCTAAGACTAACAGTGCTGCTTTGGCTCAGATCCTTGCTAAGGACTACAACAAAGCTAAAAATACTTTGGCTAACGTAGAAAGACCGGATGCTTACACTGACTACTTGATGGCTGTTTTGGGTGCTAGAACTAACAACTCTTCTATGGTAATAAGCAGCTTGAAGAGCGCAGTTGCTAAAGATTCTTCATTAGCTAAGAAAGCAGCCACTGACCTGGAATTTGCAAAATACTTCACAAATGCAGATTTCATGAGCATTGCTAAATAA
- the aroQ gene encoding type II 3-dehydroquinate dehydratase: MKIQIINGPNINLLGKREPSIYGSVTFEDYLAELRKRYVDVEIDYFQSNIEGEMIDCIQQTGFDVDGIILNAGAYTHTSIALQDAIRSVKAPVIEVHISNVHSREAFRHVSMIACACKGVICGFGLNSYRLALEALLENK; this comes from the coding sequence ATGAAGATACAAATTATTAATGGTCCGAATATTAATCTGTTGGGTAAGCGTGAACCTTCCATTTACGGAAGCGTTACATTTGAAGATTATCTGGCTGAACTTCGCAAAAGATACGTTGACGTGGAGATCGACTATTTTCAATCGAACATAGAGGGTGAAATGATAGACTGCATTCAGCAGACAGGGTTTGATGTAGATGGTATTATTCTGAATGCCGGAGCATATACGCATACCTCTATTGCATTACAGGATGCCATTCGCTCGGTGAAGGCGCCAGTGATAGAGGTACATATTTCTAATGTGCATAGCCGGGAGGCTTTCCGGCATGTATCTATGATTGCTTGTGCTTGCAAGGGAGTGATTTGTGGCTTCGGGCTGAATTCGTATCGTTTGGCTTTGGAAGCGTTGTTAGAGAATAAATAA
- a CDS encoding YifB family Mg chelatase-like AAA ATPase has translation MLIKVFGAAVQGIDATLITIEVNSSRGCMFYLVGLPDSAVKESHQRIISALQVNGYKMPTSNLIVNMAPADIRKEGSAYDLPLAIGLLGANETISAEKFPRYLLMGELSLDGSIQPIKGALPIAIKAREDGFEGLIIPQQNAREAAVVNQLKVYGVSNIKEVIEFFNDERELEPTIVNTREEFYAQQSNFEFDFADVKGQENVKRALEVAAAGGHNIIMVGAPGSGKSMMAKRLPSILPPLSLGESLETTKIHSVAGKLNRNSSLITQRPFQSPHHTISQSAMVGGGSFPQPGEISLAHNGILFLDELPEFSKNVLEVLRQPLEDRRITISRVKSSVDYPASFTLVASMNPCPCGYYNHPTKACVCSPGQVQKYLNKISGPLLDRIDIQIEIIPVPFDKISDQRRGESSASIRERVIKARQIQEKRYTGCSGIYCNAQMNSKLLSLYARPDDKGLALLKNAMERLNLSARAYDRILKVARTIADLEESEQILPSHLAEAISYRNLDRENWAG, from the coding sequence GTGTTAATAAAAGTATTCGGAGCGGCTGTTCAAGGTATTGACGCAACACTCATCACAATCGAAGTAAACAGCTCGCGTGGCTGTATGTTCTATCTCGTTGGCCTTCCGGATTCTGCGGTCAAGGAAAGCCATCAGCGTATCATTTCCGCACTTCAAGTCAATGGTTACAAGATGCCGACCAGTAACCTGATAGTCAACATGGCACCGGCAGATATCCGTAAAGAAGGTTCAGCCTACGACTTGCCGCTTGCCATCGGTCTGCTGGGCGCAAATGAAACAATATCAGCTGAAAAATTCCCCCGCTACCTGTTAATGGGCGAACTAAGTCTTGACGGAAGCATACAACCCATCAAAGGAGCACTCCCTATCGCCATCAAAGCTCGTGAAGATGGATTTGAAGGATTAATCATCCCGCAACAAAATGCACGGGAAGCTGCTGTCGTCAATCAGTTGAAAGTTTATGGAGTTAGCAATATCAAAGAAGTTATTGAATTCTTCAATGACGAGCGCGAGTTAGAACCGACCATCGTTAATACACGAGAAGAATTCTATGCCCAACAAAGCAACTTTGAATTTGATTTCGCTGATGTAAAAGGGCAGGAGAATGTAAAAAGGGCATTGGAAGTAGCCGCCGCCGGCGGACATAATATAATTATGGTGGGTGCCCCAGGCAGTGGAAAATCAATGATGGCCAAACGGTTGCCATCTATTCTTCCACCACTTTCTTTAGGAGAAAGTCTCGAAACGACCAAAATACACTCTGTAGCCGGAAAATTGAACCGGAACTCTTCATTAATAACCCAACGCCCATTCCAATCTCCCCATCATACAATCTCGCAATCAGCAATGGTGGGAGGGGGAAGTTTTCCTCAACCGGGAGAAATAAGCCTGGCTCATAACGGCATTTTATTTCTAGACGAACTCCCTGAATTTTCAAAAAATGTACTTGAAGTTCTACGTCAGCCACTGGAAGACAGGCGAATCACCATCTCACGTGTAAAAAGCAGTGTAGACTATCCTGCCAGTTTCACATTGGTAGCTTCGATGAATCCTTGCCCTTGCGGATATTACAATCACCCCACGAAAGCTTGCGTATGTAGCCCCGGACAGGTGCAAAAATACTTAAATAAGATTTCCGGACCTTTGCTCGACAGGATTGATATTCAGATTGAAATCATCCCAGTCCCTTTTGATAAAATTTCCGACCAACGAAGAGGAGAGTCCAGCGCATCCATCCGCGAACGGGTCATTAAAGCCCGGCAGATACAGGAGAAGCGTTATACCGGATGCTCCGGCATCTATTGCAATGCACAGATGAATAGCAAGTTACTATCACTATATGCCCGCCCGGATGACAAGGGACTCGCCTTACTGAAGAATGCAATGGAACGGCTCAATCTCTCTGCCCGCGCATACGACCGAATACTAAAGGTGGCACGGACTATTGCAGATTTAGAGGAAAGCGAACAAATACTTCCCTCCCATTTGGCAGAAGCCATAAGTTATCGGAACTTGGACAGGGAGAACTGGGCAGGATAG
- a CDS encoding DUF4369 domain-containing protein, with translation MKKSSILILIAICLFGCGKTSQKEVSITGEIKGLGTDTLYLYGMDEIRDRIDTIFVKDDKFSYSSPIDTITSAFLLIRNQTEYPIFLDKGNKIKIKGDISNPEVLTIDGNIYNQEFTVFQKELNELGTLSEQALEQKAEEFIKQHHSSFVSLYLLDKYFVQKDSPDFNKIKKLIEVMTGILQDKLYIERLNESISQAEKTEIGKYAPFFSLPNVKGVKITRSSEDFKKKNLLINFWASWNDSVSNYRSNNELKELYKKYKKNKYVGMLGISFDVNKEQWKDAIKQDTLDWEQVCDFGGLNSEVAKQHSVKQLPANILLSADGKILAKNLRGEELKKKIEEVVSAAEEKDKKDSKKKK, from the coding sequence ATGAAAAAGAGCAGCATTTTAATCCTTATAGCCATCTGTTTATTCGGTTGTGGCAAGACTTCCCAAAAAGAGGTGAGCATAACCGGAGAAATCAAAGGATTGGGTACAGATACGCTTTATCTATATGGAATGGACGAGATACGCGACCGTATAGATACTATTTTTGTGAAAGACGACAAGTTCTCTTACTCCAGCCCGATAGATACCATTACGTCTGCTTTTCTTCTCATTAGAAACCAGACTGAATATCCCATATTCCTTGATAAAGGAAATAAAATCAAGATTAAAGGAGACATCAGCAACCCCGAAGTTCTGACTATCGACGGGAATATATACAATCAAGAATTTACAGTTTTCCAGAAAGAACTAAATGAGCTAGGTACTCTGTCAGAACAAGCATTAGAACAAAAAGCGGAGGAATTTATAAAACAGCACCATTCTTCCTTTGTCAGCCTCTACCTTTTAGACAAATACTTTGTCCAAAAGGACTCCCCCGATTTCAATAAGATAAAGAAACTGATTGAAGTCATGACAGGTATATTACAAGATAAGCTTTATATCGAACGACTAAACGAAAGCATCTCACAGGCGGAAAAAACGGAAATTGGCAAATATGCACCGTTCTTCAGCCTTCCCAATGTAAAAGGAGTAAAGATAACCCGTTCATCCGAAGATTTCAAAAAGAAAAATCTGCTAATTAACTTTTGGGCTTCCTGGAATGACAGTGTTTCCAATTACCGCAGTAACAACGAGCTAAAAGAACTCTATAAAAAATATAAGAAGAATAAGTATGTAGGCATGCTTGGCATTTCATTCGACGTAAACAAGGAACAATGGAAAGATGCCATCAAACAGGATACATTGGATTGGGAACAGGTATGTGATTTCGGTGGACTTAACTCAGAAGTTGCCAAACAACACTCCGTCAAACAGTTACCTGCTAATATTCTTTTATCGGCAGATGGCAAAATTCTGGCTAAGAATCTCCGTGGAGAAGAGTTGAAAAAGAAAATCGAGGAAGTCGTTTCCGCAGCAGAAGAAAAAGACAAGAAAGATAGTAAAAAGAAAAAATAA
- a CDS encoding glycoside hydrolase family 31 protein — protein MKKKLLLVLLCILQSFLFVLQAQNTQRNIAYTDDNVRFTVISDGALRLEYAPDGKFVDSKSHIAINRLYPQVDYKLKTRGGWVEITTSKMKMRYKKNSGQFTDKNLIITAAKEMLPFSWKPGMQQKGNLKGTYRTLDGMDGDTQTQTWVADTKKGDKLKLEDGLLATDGWTFIDDSQGILFDDDKDWNWVKERPANGGQDWYFMAYGHDYKAALKDYTLFAGKVPLPPRYAFGYWWSRYWLYSDKEFRNLIDNFHTYQIPLDVLVVDMDWHYTEQGKGGWTGWTWNRDLFPDPKGFLGYLKQNDVKITLNLHPADGVASYEEKYPGLAKDMGVDPQSKQTIPWINSDKKFIKNMFKNVLTPMEKDGVDFWWLDWQQGIYDPKVKNLSNTWWINYAFFSQMEKNRDTRPMLYHRWGGLGNHRYQVGFSGDAVVSWKSLDFQPYFNSTASNVLYGYWSHDLGGHIGESIDPEMYTRWLQFGALSPIMRTHSQKSAGLNKEPWVFNKEYCDILRRTIRQRYEMAPYIYTMARKGYDEGLSLCRPMYYDYPESKEAYEFRSEYMFGDDVLVAPATAPAKDGYVQVRAWLPEGEWYELHTGTLLKGGQIVERPFAIDEYPIYVKAGAVLPMYTSKVMNLNGNDEEVVITVFPGGNGTSSFSFYEDNGNDKNYASEYAVTKLAASCQGQEQTIVIGKREGQYKNMPVSRSFKVKVLSSLVPQSVTVNGQPAKYEYLGEEFALFVDLPVLSCEQEKVIKIVYPVETADMNGLLGASRRVAKSMEQLKYRDSYICFKEEFGKMGSLREAVTYAPEKISSLVSDFWKSYNDFPEVLKHQGLNDDNKAWFLQSICWK, from the coding sequence ATGAAAAAGAAATTACTGCTGGTTTTGCTCTGTATTTTACAAAGTTTTCTATTTGTATTGCAAGCACAAAATACACAACGGAATATCGCATATACGGATGATAACGTGAGGTTCACAGTCATCTCCGATGGAGCGCTCCGCTTGGAATATGCTCCGGATGGGAAATTTGTAGATAGCAAGTCTCATATCGCTATCAATCGTCTGTATCCTCAAGTAGATTACAAGTTAAAAACAAGAGGAGGATGGGTTGAAATAACGACTTCTAAGATGAAGATGCGTTATAAGAAAAACAGTGGACAGTTTACAGATAAGAACTTAATCATCACCGCTGCTAAAGAAATGCTGCCTTTTTCCTGGAAACCCGGTATGCAACAGAAGGGTAACTTGAAAGGTACTTATCGTACATTGGATGGCATGGATGGTGATACGCAGACACAGACTTGGGTGGCTGATACAAAGAAGGGTGACAAACTGAAACTGGAAGATGGCCTGCTGGCTACGGATGGCTGGACGTTCATTGATGATTCACAAGGGATTCTGTTTGATGATGATAAGGATTGGAATTGGGTGAAAGAGCGTCCGGCTAATGGTGGGCAGGACTGGTATTTCATGGCTTACGGACATGATTATAAAGCGGCTCTGAAAGATTATACCCTTTTTGCCGGAAAAGTGCCGTTGCCGCCCCGCTATGCGTTTGGTTACTGGTGGTCGCGCTATTGGTTGTACTCTGATAAGGAATTCCGCAATCTGATTGATAATTTCCATACGTATCAGATCCCTTTGGATGTATTGGTGGTAGATATGGATTGGCACTATACGGAACAAGGAAAAGGCGGCTGGACCGGTTGGACCTGGAACAGGGACTTGTTTCCGGATCCGAAAGGATTCCTCGGATACCTCAAACAAAATGACGTGAAAATAACCCTCAACCTGCATCCGGCAGATGGAGTGGCTTCTTATGAAGAGAAATATCCTGGATTGGCAAAGGACATGGGAGTTGACCCTCAGTCCAAACAAACGATTCCATGGATAAACTCAGATAAGAAGTTTATTAAGAATATGTTCAAGAATGTATTGACTCCAATGGAGAAAGACGGAGTTGATTTCTGGTGGTTGGATTGGCAGCAAGGGATATATGACCCGAAAGTGAAGAATTTGAGTAATACTTGGTGGATCAATTACGCATTCTTCAGCCAAATGGAAAAGAACAGGGATACGCGTCCGATGTTGTACCATCGCTGGGGAGGTTTGGGAAATCACCGCTATCAAGTTGGTTTTTCAGGTGATGCGGTTGTGTCATGGAAATCATTGGATTTTCAGCCTTATTTCAATTCTACGGCATCCAATGTATTGTATGGCTATTGGAGCCATGACTTGGGCGGACATATCGGTGAAAGTATCGATCCGGAAATGTATACTCGCTGGTTGCAATTCGGAGCTCTAAGTCCGATTATGCGTACGCACTCGCAAAAGAGTGCCGGTTTGAATAAGGAGCCGTGGGTGTTTAACAAAGAGTATTGTGATATTCTTCGTAGGACAATCCGGCAGCGTTATGAGATGGCTCCGTATATTTACACAATGGCTCGTAAAGGGTATGATGAAGGGTTGTCACTTTGCCGGCCGATGTACTATGACTATCCGGAAAGTAAAGAAGCTTATGAATTCCGCAGTGAATATATGTTTGGAGATGATGTTTTGGTTGCTCCCGCTACGGCTCCGGCAAAGGATGGTTATGTACAGGTGCGTGCATGGTTGCCCGAAGGGGAGTGGTATGAACTGCATACCGGTACTTTGCTGAAAGGCGGTCAGATTGTAGAGCGTCCTTTTGCTATCGACGAATATCCGATTTATGTAAAAGCAGGCGCTGTATTGCCAATGTACACAAGCAAAGTGATGAACTTGAATGGCAATGACGAAGAAGTTGTAATTACCGTATTTCCCGGTGGAAATGGGACGTCTTCCTTTAGTTTCTACGAGGATAATGGAAACGATAAGAATTATGCGTCAGAATATGCTGTGACTAAACTGGCAGCTTCCTGCCAGGGACAGGAACAAACAATTGTTATCGGCAAGCGTGAAGGACAATATAAAAATATGCCTGTTTCGCGTTCATTTAAAGTGAAGGTGCTTTCATCACTTGTTCCACAATCTGTTACAGTGAACGGACAACCTGCAAAATACGAATACTTGGGTGAAGAGTTTGCCCTTTTTGTTGATTTGCCGGTTTTGTCTTGCGAACAGGAAAAGGTCATTAAAATAGTTTATCCTGTGGAAACGGCTGATATGAACGGTTTATTGGGTGCATCGAGACGAGTTGCCAAATCGATGGAGCAGTTGAAATATCGTGATTCATATATTTGCTTTAAAGAAGAATTTGGTAAGATGGGAAGCCTTAGAGAGGCGGTAACTTATGCACCAGAAAAAATATCTTCTTTGGTTTCCGATTTTTGGAAAAGTTATAATGATTTTCCGGAAGTTCTGAAACACCAAGGGTTGAACGATGATAATAAGGCGTGGTTCTTGCAGTCTATTTGCTGGAAATAA
- the rbfA gene encoding 30S ribosome-binding factor RbfA has protein sequence METTRQNKISRLLQKELSEIFLLQTKAMPGMLVSVSTVRISPDMSIARVYLSVFPSEKAEEMVKNINDNMKSIRYELGTRVRHQLRIIPELKFFVDDSLDYIEKIDSLLK, from the coding sequence ATGGAAACAACAAGACAGAATAAGATCTCTCGTCTGTTGCAAAAAGAGCTAAGTGAGATATTCCTGCTTCAGACAAAAGCGATGCCGGGTATGTTGGTATCGGTTAGCACAGTGCGTATCAGTCCTGATATGAGTATTGCCCGTGTGTATCTCAGCGTTTTTCCGTCAGAAAAAGCGGAAGAAATGGTGAAGAATATCAATGACAATATGAAGTCCATTCGTTATGAATTGGGTACTCGTGTACGTCATCAATTACGTATTATTCCCGAACTGAAATTCTTCGTAGACGATTCATTGGATTATATCGAGAAGATTGATTCATTGCTGAAGTAA
- the xerD gene encoding site-specific tyrosine recombinase XerD: MEINEKKQKKEQRDVIIKKYQQYLKLEKSLSPNTLDAYLTDLDKLMSFLTLEEIDVLDVCLADLQRFAAGLHDIGIHPRSQARILSGIKSFFRFLIMSEYLEADPSELLEGPKLGFKLPEVLTIEEIDRIISAVDRSKAEGQRNRAILETLYSCGLRVSELVNLKLSDLYFDEGFIKVEGKGSKQRLVPISPRAINEIKLYIMDRNQVEVKKGHEDFVFVSQRRGKGLSRIMIFHMIKELAQKAGITKNISPHTFRHSFATHLLEGGANLRAIQCMLGHESIATTEIYTHIDRNMLRSEIIEHHPRNIKYRKEKESLFH; the protein is encoded by the coding sequence ATGGAAATCAACGAAAAAAAGCAGAAGAAGGAACAACGGGATGTGATAATCAAGAAGTACCAACAGTATCTCAAACTGGAAAAGTCCCTATCCCCCAACACGCTGGATGCCTATCTCACGGATTTAGACAAATTGATGAGTTTTCTAACGTTAGAAGAGATAGACGTTCTGGACGTATGCCTCGCTGACCTCCAGCGTTTTGCCGCCGGACTGCATGACATCGGCATCCACCCCCGTTCACAAGCCCGCATCTTATCGGGAATCAAATCATTCTTTCGTTTCCTTATCATGTCAGAGTACCTGGAAGCCGATCCCAGCGAGTTGTTGGAAGGACCTAAATTAGGCTTTAAACTTCCCGAAGTGCTGACAATAGAAGAAATCGACCGGATCATCTCCGCCGTTGACCGCAGTAAAGCCGAAGGACAAAGGAACAGAGCCATCCTGGAAACACTATACAGTTGCGGACTCCGCGTTTCGGAACTAGTCAACCTTAAATTATCCGACCTTTATTTCGACGAAGGTTTCATTAAAGTAGAAGGAAAGGGGAGCAAACAGCGCCTTGTCCCTATATCGCCACGAGCAATCAATGAGATAAAGCTTTACATCATGGACCGTAATCAAGTAGAAGTTAAAAAAGGGCATGAGGATTTCGTATTTGTCAGTCAACGAAGAGGCAAAGGACTTTCACGAATTATGATTTTCCACATGATAAAAGAATTAGCGCAAAAGGCAGGTATTACCAAAAACATCAGCCCACACACTTTCCGGCACTCCTTTGCTACTCATTTGCTGGAAGGTGGCGCCAATTTACGCGCCATCCAATGCATGCTTGGACATGAGTCCATAGCAACGACCGAAATATATACGCACATCGACCGTAATATGCTTCGCAGCGAGATTATCGAACATCATCCTCGAAATATCAAGTATCGAAAAGAAAAAGAGTCGTTATTTCATTAA
- a CDS encoding O-methyltransferase encodes MQETESIDEYILQHIDPESDYLKSLYRDTHVKLLRPRMASGHLQGRMLKMFVEMVRPRQILEIGTYSGYSALCLAEGLPEGGILHTFEINDEQEDFTRPWLEKSPYAGKIRFYIGDALELVPNLGVIFDMAFIDGDKRKYIEYYEMTLTHLSEGGYIIADNTLWDGHVLEQPRKNDAQTIGIKAFNDLVAADKRVEKVILPLRDGLTIIRKK; translated from the coding sequence ATGCAAGAGACTGAATCTATTGACGAATATATTCTGCAACATATTGATCCCGAAAGTGACTATTTAAAGTCACTTTACCGGGATACGCATGTAAAGCTGCTCCGTCCTCGTATGGCTTCCGGGCATTTGCAGGGGCGGATGTTGAAAATGTTTGTAGAGATGGTTCGGCCTCGTCAGATATTGGAAATCGGAACGTATAGCGGATATTCCGCTCTTTGCCTGGCGGAAGGACTGCCGGAAGGTGGAATATTGCATACATTCGAGATAAATGATGAGCAAGAGGATTTTACTCGCCCGTGGTTGGAGAAATCACCGTATGCAGGTAAAATACGTTTTTATATTGGTGATGCCTTAGAACTTGTTCCAAACTTAGGTGTTATCTTTGATATGGCTTTTATCGATGGTGATAAGCGTAAGTATATCGAATATTACGAAATGACGTTGACGCATCTTTCAGAGGGTGGATATATTATTGCTGATAATACACTATGGGATGGTCATGTGTTGGAACAGCCTCGTAAGAACGATGCACAGACAATTGGAATAAAGGCTTTCAATGATCTTGTTGCCGCAGATAAACGAGTGGAGAAAGTGATATTACCCTTGCGTGATGGGTTAACAATTATAAGAAAAAAATAA